A region from the Flavobacteriales bacterium genome encodes:
- a CDS encoding nucleotide sugar dehydrogenase, whose translation MTSLYDRLVKKEAKLAVIGLGYVGLPIALEFARRIKVVGFDINQKRVDMMRNGEDPSNELSAEAFKGADIHFTADLNDLKDVEFFIVAVPTPIDDQNIPDLKPLLGASNTVGKVLKKGDFVVYESTVYPGCTEEDCVPLLEQLSGLKYITDFKVGYSPERINPGDKEHTLSSIVKVSSGCDPESAEIIAKTYELVVKAGVHRASSIKVAEAAKIIENTQRDVNIALTNELSIIFNRMGINTYDVLEAAGTKWNFLKFQPGLVGGHCIGVDPYYLVYKAKELGYHAQIIDSGRYVNDSMGGYVAKQTVKKMIASGANPANSRVLVMGATFKENVTDIRNSKVADVVRELKSFSCTVDVADPHADSAEVQHEYGYSLVKEMKGPYDAIIVAVNHTEYASKDEAWFKGMLTPKGVLVDLKGIFRKKVKSVNYWSL comes from the coding sequence ATGACCTCTCTCTACGATCGACTTGTCAAGAAGGAAGCCAAGCTGGCCGTGATCGGCCTTGGTTATGTGGGTCTGCCCATCGCATTGGAGTTCGCGCGCCGCATCAAGGTGGTGGGCTTCGACATCAACCAGAAGCGCGTGGACATGATGCGCAACGGCGAGGACCCCAGCAACGAGCTGTCCGCCGAAGCCTTCAAAGGGGCCGACATCCACTTCACCGCCGACCTCAACGACCTTAAGGACGTCGAGTTCTTCATCGTGGCCGTGCCCACGCCCATCGACGACCAGAACATCCCCGACCTGAAGCCACTGCTCGGCGCCTCCAACACCGTGGGCAAAGTGCTGAAGAAGGGCGACTTCGTAGTGTACGAGAGCACGGTGTACCCCGGCTGCACCGAAGAGGATTGCGTGCCATTGCTCGAACAACTCAGCGGCCTGAAGTACATCACCGATTTCAAGGTGGGTTACTCGCCCGAGCGGATCAACCCCGGCGACAAGGAGCACACGTTGAGCAGCATCGTGAAGGTGAGCAGCGGCTGCGACCCGGAGAGCGCGGAGATCATCGCCAAGACCTACGAGCTGGTGGTGAAGGCCGGCGTGCACCGCGCCAGCAGCATCAAGGTGGCCGAGGCCGCCAAGATCATCGAGAACACGCAGCGCGACGTGAACATCGCGCTCACCAACGAGCTCTCGATCATCTTCAACCGCATGGGCATCAACACCTACGACGTGCTCGAAGCGGCCGGCACCAAGTGGAACTTCCTCAAGTTCCAACCGGGACTGGTCGGCGGGCACTGCATTGGTGTGGACCCGTACTACCTCGTGTACAAAGCGAAGGAACTCGGCTACCACGCGCAGATCATCGACAGCGGCCGTTACGTGAACGACAGCATGGGCGGCTACGTGGCCAAGCAGACCGTGAAGAAGATGATCGCGAGCGGCGCCAACCCCGCCAACAGCCGTGTGCTGGTGATGGGCGCCACCTTCAAGGAGAACGTAACGGACATCCGCAACAGCAAGGTGGCCGATGTGGTGCGCGAGCTGAAGAGCTTCAGCTGCACCGTGGACGTTGCCGATCCGCACGCTGACAGTGCCGAGGTGCAGCACGAATACGGTTACTCGCTGGTGAAGGAGATGAAAGGCCCTTACGACGCGATCATCGTCGCCGTGAACCACACCGAGTACGCCAGCAAGGACGAAGCCTGGTTCAAGGGCATGCTCACTCCGAAAGGCGTGCTCGTGGACCTGAAGGGGATCTTCAGGAAGAAGGTGAAGAGCGTGAACTACTGGAGCCTGTGA
- a CDS encoding Gfo/Idh/MocA family oxidoreductase — MSDRIKFAVVGCGHIGKRHAEMVKRHAEAELVALCDVRTAAEAGVQDFGVPVFNDLDTMLREVPGIEVVNVCTPNGLHAQQSLKALGAGKHVVCEKPMGLSKQECEEVLYKALQMHLTVFGVMQNRYSPPSAWIKSVIDGKHLGEIFMVQVNCYWNRDERYYKKGGWKGSKDLDGGTLFTQFSHFIDIMYWLFGDITDIQAKFADFNHKDLTDFEDSGLVQFNFVNGGMGCINYSTAVWDKNLESSLTVIGSKGSVKIGGQYMDQVEHCHIKDYTMPELAPTNPANDYGAYKGSANNHSYIIQNVVDTLKGRTTLTTNALEGLKVVEIIERIYKLK, encoded by the coding sequence ATGAGCGACCGGATCAAATTCGCCGTGGTCGGTTGCGGCCACATCGGCAAGCGCCATGCGGAGATGGTGAAGCGCCATGCCGAGGCGGAACTGGTCGCGTTGTGCGATGTGCGTACCGCAGCGGAAGCCGGCGTGCAGGACTTCGGCGTGCCGGTGTTCAACGACTTGGACACGATGCTGCGCGAAGTGCCGGGCATCGAGGTGGTGAACGTGTGCACGCCCAACGGTCTGCATGCGCAACAAAGCTTGAAAGCGCTAGGTGCGGGCAAGCATGTGGTGTGCGAAAAGCCCATGGGCCTGAGCAAGCAGGAGTGCGAGGAAGTGCTGTACAAAGCGCTGCAGATGCACCTGACGGTCTTCGGTGTGATGCAGAACCGCTACTCGCCACCCAGCGCCTGGATCAAGAGCGTCATCGACGGGAAGCACCTCGGCGAGATCTTCATGGTGCAGGTGAACTGCTATTGGAACCGCGACGAACGCTACTACAAGAAGGGCGGGTGGAAAGGCTCCAAGGACCTCGACGGCGGAACGCTCTTCACGCAGTTCAGCCACTTCATCGACATCATGTACTGGCTGTTCGGCGACATCACCGACATCCAAGCCAAGTTCGCCGACTTCAACCACAAGGACCTCACCGACTTCGAGGACAGCGGCCTGGTGCAATTCAACTTCGTGAACGGCGGCATGGGGTGCATCAACTACAGCACCGCGGTGTGGGACAAGAACCTCGAGAGCAGCCTCACCGTCATCGGCAGCAAGGGCAGCGTGAAGATCGGCGGGCAGTACATGGACCAGGTGGAGCACTGCCACATCAAGGACTACACGATGCCCGAGCTCGCACCCACCAACCCGGCCAACGACTATGGCGCTTACAAGGGAAGTGCGAACAACCACAGCTACATCATCCAGAACGTGGTGGACACGCTGAAAGGCCGAACCACGCTCACCACCAACGCCCTGGAAGGACTGAAGGTGGTGGAGATCATCGAACGCATCTACAAACTGAAGTAA
- a CDS encoding N-acetyltransferase translates to MTFTAHPTAVIDEGCTIGAGTRIWHFSHIMPNCTIGENCNIGQNVVVSPDVKLGRNVKVQNNVSIYTGVECEDDVFLGPSMVFTNVINPRSAVNRRSAYLKTLVKQGASIGANATIVCGHDIGRFAFIGAGAVVTKEVPDYALVVGNPARQTGWMSEFGHKLKFDGNGEAICPESGQRYKLEGGRVTRIH, encoded by the coding sequence ATGACATTCACCGCACATCCCACCGCCGTCATCGACGAAGGCTGCACCATCGGGGCAGGGACGCGCATCTGGCACTTCAGCCACATCATGCCCAACTGCACGATCGGCGAGAACTGCAACATCGGCCAGAACGTGGTGGTGAGCCCTGACGTGAAACTGGGCCGCAACGTGAAGGTGCAGAACAACGTGAGCATCTACACCGGCGTGGAGTGCGAGGACGACGTGTTCCTCGGTCCGAGCATGGTGTTCACCAACGTCATCAACCCGCGCAGCGCCGTGAACCGCCGCAGCGCCTACTTGAAGACCTTGGTGAAGCAGGGTGCCAGCATCGGCGCTAACGCCACCATCGTTTGCGGGCACGACATCGGGCGCTTCGCCTTCATCGGTGCCGGTGCCGTGGTGACCAAGGAAGTGCCGGACTACGCGTTAGTGGTCGGTAACCCGGCGCGCCAAACCGGCTGGATGAGCGAGTTCGGCCACAAGCTTAAGTTCGATGGCAACGGCGAAGCGATCTGTCCGGAGAGCGGGCAGCGGTACAAGCTGGAGGGCGGACGAGTAACGAGGATCCACTAA
- a CDS encoding NAD kinase, producing the protein MIVAINGREMSPATAPVVADLLGRMRKAGLQPVLQPDLSKWLQASGTIGEVMHTAADTLPPKAEVLISLGGDGTFLDSVALSGTSGIPVLGINLGRLGFLSSIPLDAVDPALDALARRRYTLEERTQLRVDGDHPLGTNTVALNEVSVHKRDSSTMLTVHAYVDGRYLNTYWADGLIVATPTGSTAYSLSCGGPVLDPSCDSIVITPIAPHNLNVRPYVLPDRSRITLIVDAREDKYLVNMDSRSVPCTGHAPIAISTAPHTARLVRLPDSDFLQTLRTKLTWGLDVRTGPPV; encoded by the coding sequence ATGATCGTCGCCATCAACGGCCGTGAGATGTCGCCTGCCACTGCGCCCGTGGTGGCTGATCTGTTGGGCCGCATGCGCAAGGCAGGACTGCAGCCCGTGCTGCAACCCGATCTGAGCAAGTGGTTGCAAGCCAGCGGCACCATTGGCGAGGTAATGCACACGGCGGCCGACACCCTGCCGCCCAAGGCCGAAGTGCTTATCAGTCTCGGGGGCGACGGCACCTTCCTGGACAGCGTGGCCCTGAGCGGCACCAGCGGCATTCCCGTGCTGGGCATCAATCTCGGTCGGCTGGGCTTCCTCAGCAGCATTCCGCTGGATGCTGTGGACCCGGCATTGGATGCACTGGCCCGGCGCCGTTACACCCTGGAGGAACGCACCCAACTGCGCGTGGACGGCGACCATCCCTTGGGCACCAACACCGTGGCGCTCAACGAGGTGAGCGTGCACAAGCGCGACAGCAGCACCATGCTCACCGTGCACGCCTACGTGGACGGCCGCTACCTGAACACCTACTGGGCCGATGGGCTCATCGTGGCCACGCCCACCGGCAGCACCGCCTACAGCCTCAGTTGCGGCGGGCCGGTGCTCGACCCCAGCTGCGACAGCATCGTTATTACGCCCATCGCGCCGCACAACCTGAACGTGCGCCCCTACGTGCTTCCGGACCGCAGCCGCATCACACTGATCGTGGACGCACGCGAGGACAAATACCTGGTGAACATGGACAGCCGCAGCGTGCCCTGCACCGGCCATGCGCCCATCGCCATCAGCACCGCCCCGCATACGGCCCGCCTCGTCCGCTTGCCCGACAGCGATTTCCTGCAAACGTTGCGCACCAAGCTAACCTGGGGACTGGATGTGAGGACGGGGCCGCCTGTGTGA